CACCATatttagcactttttttttttttaaattacgttCATGATGACACGTGACAAGCGAACATTCTCAAGCAAGGCTCCGAACTTCACACACATGCAACTCCACATCCACATGACATCATAAAAGGCATTTTCCATCGAGCACATCCAAATAAATGTTTCTCTGTGAACTACAAAGCCTAAAATGTAACATGAGCACTCTTCACTCCACATGTTGCATATTTCTTGCAGAGTAGGCCCAATTTAACAGTTACGCATTTTAGATCAGGTAGTGGTTATATTCATGGCACAACAATGTCTTAATTCAGCGAGGATATATGTTTACACACACTGTTGGTGATGTGTTTAAGTGTGTGTTAAGTGTGAAGTATAGAACGCTGCACATTTTCGCCATGTTGCTACTACTGTTAATGTCAATATTCGTCACAGACGCTTACTGTTGATTGACATTTAACCTATGACCTCAAACGCAGCACACTCACCTACGCGACTGGTGCAAATAGGGAAGTCAGAGGCCAGCCCACTGTCTTAAGAGCTCCATCGCTACTTTAGTCCTTTTTAAGCCTTTCTTTCACTGCCCACAAATAGACTTGACAACTTTCTTCTGAAAACAGTCGGGAAATGTACCAAACCGTATTCAGGAGGCACTATTTTACTTTCTACCATCCACTCGCGCGTCTCGAAACGCGCTAGCAAGGTGTTCGATATTAAGTTTCGCCGAAACCAAAATATCCAACGTAATGTTGGTCTTACCTGGCTTGGCCGGCTTGGGGGGAGGCTTGGACATTGGCGCGGGTAAAAGTCAAAAGCAAACCAAACGCCCCGTAAAGAAATAAAGTGGGGTAGTTCGCTGAGTTGGACAGCACTTGGGTGTCACTCCCTTTGAGGAAGTCGAGGCTGCCTCGGGCTACGCGGAAGTGCTACTCTGCACATGCGCAAAGTCTCGTTAATTATGAAAATGTTGCATTTGCTTGATGTTTAAAattaataaatgtttatttttttacatttcactcGATTTTATATGACTTAACCAGTTCTTATTACTGTTCTCAGCATGTCAGTTTTTGGAAAttgatttgataaaatccatgcATCCATTTATATTTAACTGTTTGTAGTTGTTCTGGTAATACATTGCAataatgtatacatgtgtataattTTAAATGAGTATTTTTTATTCCCATGGATTCatgttctttttcattttttatattttacttttatttcattttatttttaatcacatttattttatgtacGCCCGTGACCCTAGTGAGCGTAATAATgaatgtatttgtttatttatttacattttttacaCGTTTACCTATGCTGACGTCATACCAAaaccagccaatcgcaagggTCGGAAGACGGAAGTTATGAATGAGTGCAAGTTCATTATGAATATAGTTTAGAGCTGCACGCGTTACCGCCGTTCTTTCATGCAGCCTTGCAAatcgtgcatttttttttcccaatgatgtGAGCTTTTTATTTACCTGTAAGCATAGCAGGCAATTGCTAACCTCCCCCGAATGACCTTCGCAATGAATATGAAGACACTAATAGTAGGCGTGGGTGGGTACGTACTCAAAATTTTTCTTAGCGTGCATTTTCctccatatattttttttttttttttgccatttggtTGACCAAATAACAATGCCAACGTTTGCAGCAAAGAAAAATGTGTAATGTAAAAATTAAGAATGTGAGTCAGGCAAGTGACGTGAGCGAGTGTTATATACTTTTTCTCATAAGTGTAAATAATTATAGTTCAATTGACGTATATTACTGTTTTGAGCTGGGTGTGGTTTCCACCCCCAAAATATTCTCATCATTCTTTTCTTTAAGAATGACCAATGGGGGAAAATCGACTCTTTCTAGAAGTTTGAAGGAGAAGATACCCAACAGCTGTATCATTGCACAGGATTCATTTTTCAAGGTAGACTCATTCCGGGGTGGGGGAACAAAATTCTATCAGTGATTATTTCAATATTCGTGAGCTACTGaggcaaatattttaaatttgtgaaaaatatgGCTTCTCCAACTTGATAATCTTTCGTCCAGGATGATTCTGTGGTGCCAGTGGATAGTAATGGCTTCAAGCAGTATGACAGTAAGAATGGCACATGCAGCAAAAATAGTCATCTTTCCAAAATGTTGCTCATAATTTTATAAGACAATCTATTGTGAACATATTCTGTAAGAATTTGAACCTGCTGCTTGTACCTGACTCTTCAACACACGTCTAGCGCTGGACTCTCTCAACATGGACGACATGATGAGCTGTGTGCACGACTGGCAAAGAGATCCGCAAGCTTTCTGGAAGAAAGTGGATCAGACCGCGGAGAAGTTGATGCCATCACCCAATCACGTGTTTGTGCTGATTGTGGAAGGTTTCCTGATATTCAATCACAGGTTAGCAAAGGGGGCGATTATCACAAAATAttagggatatttttttttcaggtgtaatttttttttagctatagTAGTTTTGCTCCAATTATTATGAATTTTGGGCTCCCATTATAGAACAACGTATTgtataataaataaagaatGGTAAACCTTTTTTTGCAGATCTTTGAATGAGCTGTTGAACAAAAGATACTTCCTGGAAATACCATATGACATCTGCAAGGAGAGACGGAGGTAAATGCTTTTTTCGTATTATTCTTTTGTTTTATATGTTGCGTGTATAAACATACAGGCATTGCTTGTGTGGAATGAACAGTTTGAGGGTATACAAGCCACCTGACCCGCCAGGCTACTTTGATGGACACGTATGGCCCATGTACTTGAAGAACCGCCTGGAGATGGAGAGCACGGCAACGGGTATCGGTGGGTCTCCGACAGAATGACGAGGACATGGCTGTTTTAActcgtgatgttttttttttgagggggtgcCCTATATATTGAAAACATTCTCACTCCACTTGCCTCCTATATATTGAAAACATTCTCACTCCACTTGCAGTATTTTTGGATGGATTGAAGTCAAAAGAGGAACTGCTGGCTGTTGTGTATCAAGATATTAGTAAGGAAATAAATATGCAAAGAGGTAAGTTGTCTCTAAAttacatacatatatgtatgtaaACATAattcagttcttttttttttttttactttttatttccaGAGAAGGATTGAAATCCTGAATGAGTTGGAAGACCTCAGTCACATGTCTACCAAAAAGACTAATGCATTATGTGGCAATATGTTTACATTTATAGATGGTTAAAACCTTTAGAATTGATAGGTGCAGGTTCACAACACTTTAAACGATagacatttgaacacaaatagCACACTATCACATGTAAAATGTTACAATATttacaggcatatattctttatcctcgcaATAGATCCAACAGCTTATTATAACGCAGTATCTTATGAATAATAAATGGTCAATACAAAATTCAGTTTTTGTCCACTTTTCTCCACGTTACACAAAAATCATCTCTGGTGTGTCTTTACACACTATGTCCTACTACAAGCACGTGTCCTTCCTCCTAAAGAGTCCACACTTATTAGTGTACATGTCCACGTGATTAGTCACATTTGACTTCCTCATTCAACAGAACGTCGGCAGAACTTTTAGAGCACTACCAGTGCTAATTTGTTGAAAGACTTTTGATTCATTTGAATTGAATCCAAGTTCACAATGCAATTGTGCTCTTTTCTTGGTGTTCTTTTTGTTTGGGGATACTTTTGTTCTCACGAGGCCAAGCTGATTGGACGCAAACAGAACATTGTGAATGACAGACCCGTTATTGGTAAGTACAAGAACAGCAAGTGGTGACTGCACGGTACTGCAACCAACATCGTCCAACAGGTGGCACTGTTTTCCTAGctattccatccatccgtccattttccgaaccgctttatcctcacgagggtcccgGGCGTGCTGGAGTTAGATAGAGGAGATAGTTGTTATTGATTTGGTTGGAAAATTAATGTGATTAAATATTCACATTTCATGTGTGTAGTAAAAGATGGGCAAGTCTAGTAATGAAACTGCTTTTAAATGCAGGAGcctcaaaatgtaaaaaaaactggATTTTAAAAAATCTCATTGAAAATTCCGACACATTAATAAAGTGAATTTAAATCCAAAAGTTGAAACATTTCAAGTTGTAATTTAGCTTGAAATtcaaaatcttaaaaaaaaacatcaaattgaAAACAGACACACATCTTACACATCGTATTTGGAAGTCTTTATAATGTGAGGAAAAATATTTCCAGCCACAAACATTCCATACCACAgttgatttttttatgtttctttTGTTTCCCTGCAGGTATTTTGACTCAGATTGTTTCAGATGCAGCGATGAAACAATACGGGAGCACATACATACCCGCTTCCTATGTCAAGTACATTGAGTCTGCAGGCAGCAGAGTGATGCCCATCAAGTCAGTTgagaacacattcaaatcatatTTGAAATCTTCCATTTGGTGTTTCTTTTCATCTTTACCCACACAGACTGACGCTCACCACCCCACAGTATGAAAACATCTTTAGCAGGATAAACGGGTAAGCAAACGTTAATCACATCACCAGTCAACTGACACATCCCGCTCTGACTCGTGATTTGCATTTCAGTCTCCTTCTCATCGGCGGCGCCTCCAATCTTGAGACGTCTGACTTTGCAAGGGTGTCAAAGATTTTTTATCAACTCGCTCTCAAGGTTTGTAGCCTACTGTGAGCTTTACTTTCATCGTTACCCACCTAAAACGTGACCACGTTCAATCCTTGAGTACATTTCGGAGTCTGGCCTGCTCTACTTTTCCTTATGTATGTTATGTGGACATAACAGGCAAATGAGGCAGGAGATTACTTCCCAGTGTGGGGTACGTGCTTGGGCATGCAGCTTCTCACAGTCCTGGTGTCTGGCCACAACCTGCTGACCAGAGCCACAGCTGTGAATGTGGCACTGCCTCTCAACTTAACACAAGGTTTGTTGCTTATTTGTCTGATCGCCTCATATAGTGCATCAGTATATGGTACAAAGATCAAATTTGGGGTCCGGCTGGAGTGTTGGGTTCattaatttgtctttttttcctttcttacaGCGGCCTTCTCCAGTCGCATGTTTGATGGCTTTCCCAAGGAGCTGATGAAAGCTTTGCAAAGAGAACCTCTCACTGGTCATTTTCATCATTATGGACTTGCAgtaaaagtatttttattttttttattttttattgatatatCTTAATTtcgaacatatttaaaacatgaaaatagggaaaaaataaataaaacaaaaagcattTTAAAGTGTCATATCTAAGTccatgaaacaaacaaacaaaaaaaacaacaaattgaaaataaaaatggatgctCGAAAATGAGTAGGAGGAATCATAgctgttaaaaacaaaacactctTCCACTTATTTTGTTTAACTTAACGACTATAATTAATATAGTATGTTGTACCCAGGCCTTCAAGCAAAACAAAGATTTGATGGATTTCTTCTCCTTGGTCTCTACAAATGTTGGTGAAAATGGCGTCAACTTCATCTCGACCATCGAAGGTTTGTGGAAAAACCAATCATCTTACCCAGATGCACCTTGGAGACAGTGTTGGTGTTCCGATAATTTTCTCCAATTGGTGAATGTGAATGTGTTCATATATTGGAATTGTAGGCAAGAAATTTCCCTTCTACGGGGTGCAGTGGCATCCAGAGGTGAACCGTTTTCAGTGGGACCACACACTGAGCTTTCCCCACTCTCCTCACGCCGTCCAGCTGTCGTCACTCCTGGCCCAGTTTTTTGTCAATGAAGGTCAGCCTCCTAATGAGATCAAACAAGCAATAATCGCAGGTCGGCTTTTGACCTCGTTTTGGAACTAGTTTCACTTGCTTCGTccaaccatccattttctgtagcgcttgtcctcattagggtgaATTGGAGCTTATGCCAGCCGACTGAcccgccagccaatcgcagggcatatTCACACTGATTGACAATTGGTCTTCAAGTATTTATTGTAGTGTTCTATCATGTGCAAGCTTTTAGTAATAGAAGAATCACATTTATctcatttctgctttttttttgcagggaggAGAAGTTTACATAAGTTTGATGACTTTAAGGAGGAGGCCTTGAAGCTGATTTACAGCTACACGCCCGTTTTTGCGGGAAACTTCAGCGGTTATGAGCAGATCTATTTCTTCTGAAATTTCTCTGTCATTAAAAAGGTTGAATTTCGCAAGGCATGGGCACTCAcattagtttgattttttttttcccttaaccCTTAGT
This portion of the Syngnathus scovelli strain Florida chromosome 3, RoL_Ssco_1.2, whole genome shotgun sequence genome encodes:
- the LOC125993736 gene encoding gamma-glutamyl hydrolase isoform X1; translated protein: MQLCSFLGVLFVWGYFCSHEAKLIGRKQNIVNDRPVIGILTQIVSDAAMKQYGSTYIPASYVKYIESAGSRVMPIKLTLTTPQYENIFSRINGLLLIGGASNLETSDFARVSKIFYQLALKANEAGDYFPVWGTCLGMQLLTVLVSGHNLLTRATAVNVALPLNLTQAAFSSRMFDGFPKELMKALQREPLTGHFHHYGLAVKAFKQNKDLMDFFSLVSTNVGENGVNFISTIEGKKFPFYGVQWHPEVNRFQWDHTLSFPHSPHAVQLSSLLAQFFVNEGRRSLHKFDDFKEEALKLIYSYTPVFAGNFSGYEQIYFF
- the LOC125993736 gene encoding gamma-glutamyl hydrolase isoform X2, yielding MQLCSFLGVLFVWGYFCSHEAKLIGRKQNIVNDRPVIGILTQIVSDAAMKQYGSTYIPASYVKYIESAGSRVMPIKLTLTTPQYENIFSRINGLLLIGGASNLETSDFARVSKIFYQLALKANEAGDYFPVWGTCLGMQLLTVLVSGHNLLTRATAVNVALPLNLTQAAFSSRMFDGFPKELMKALQREPLTGHFHHYGLAAFKQNKDLMDFFSLVSTNVGENGVNFISTIEGKKFPFYGVQWHPEVNRFQWDHTLSFPHSPHAVQLSSLLAQFFVNEGRRSLHKFDDFKEEALKLIYSYTPVFAGNFSGYEQIYFF
- the nmrk1 gene encoding nicotinamide riboside kinase 1 — protein: MTFAMNMKTLIVGVGGMTNGGKSTLSRSLKEKIPNSCIIAQDSFFKDDSVVPVDSNGFKQYDSKNGTCSKNTLDSLNMDDMMSCVHDWQRDPQAFWKKVDQTAEKLMPSPNHVFVLIVEGFLIFNHRSLNELLNKRYFLEIPYDICKERRSLRVYKPPDPPGYFDGHVWPMYLKNRLEMESTATGIVFLDGLKSKEELLAVVYQDISKEINMQREKD